The window CAATCCAGTGACCCCGTTTGTTGAGGGGGTAGCAGAGAATTGGAATTTGCAGAGTGCAAAGACAAGCTGGAGTTGTATAACTAACACCCACAACAGCCAACCTAGTGGGGGGTGGTGCATAGCACGAGCTATAAGTGTGGCCAAACAGGGCAGTTCTACATTAGACAAGCACCTGCAGCTGAGTAAGATCTATTGGGATTGCTTAGGTGAACATCTGCACTTCTTTCTATTGAAACATACATGCAACATGGAATCAAGAACTACTCTGATCTTCATTTTCACCTTGTACACAACTCTTCTTGAAGGtaaaacatttgtgtgtgttatatttctggtatttactgtatttcatgtgttattttttattttctatatttaacgatgtactgtatatgtcagttactgtaaatatattttattgttatctattgtatattttaataatgtataaataaataatttcccatttaaattagaattttagaattttttgaaTTAggattttacttttacttgattataAATCTAAGTTTGAGATTTTAAATACCTTTTTAACTGTGCCTTCATTCTCAAGCTTGTTGAGATgaaacatttgtaattttactttgatagtttaacatttaaactcaCTTTAAACTCAGCTTCATACAGTTCTATAACTGTTTAAATTTTAAACATCTGTCTGACAATATGTGAACACAGTCAGGGATTCATATTCATTTTGTACTAATCTGTCGCCTCAGTGTCGACAATTAAAGCCAAAATTGACAGCTCAGCACAGATGTGTGTGAATAGCTGTGAACTTTACAGCTGCCCACTATTCGTTAAGATCAAACATCTGAGACCTTGTTTGTCATTACATAAGAAAGTGGGAATAGACTGAGGTGATAAATCAAAATcataaaagtataataataacatGTGGTGTACGGAGCTCATAATTTCTCTGAGACTCAGTCATTTAGTCTCTGCTGGAGCTTTTTGGCCCAGAATAATTACGGGAAGTTTTATGGACCGCAATATATCTCTTGTCTGCAGGCTGGGGGTTGCCTCTAGTGCCCCAGACTGACCCGAGTGACCCGTCTGCAACCCATAAGGTCAGGAGCAAACGCTGCTCCTGCAACAACCAGCTGGATTCGGAATGCCACTATTTCTGCCATCTGGACATCATCTGGGTGAACACGCCAAGGTGAGTGTTCACCCATGCATGGGCTAACCTGCGTAAACCGTATGTAAGTAAACCAAAGCGGAAGTTCAACCAATGCCGAAGACTCTTTAGAAGCTGAACAGAAACATTAAGGAAGTATTCTGTAAATCTGTTTCTGTTTCAATAAACCAGTGCACATTTGTGACTTCAATGAGAGTGTTTTTAATAGTTCAAAAAGATTCACTTTTGAGTTGTTGTgcattttattgctgtttatcTAGAATACTTTTGGCGCCAGTTGCAATTGTCATGcttaaagtttaaaaagtacAAAGTCCCATTGtcttttattcctgtgattccCTCTCTGATGAGTTAATCAATGACTGGATGCTTTCTGATTGTCTTCTCTCTTCCACAGTAAGACCACGGTGTATGGATTGGGCAGTCCGTTGGCTCGCCGGCGCAGGGCTACAGGCCGCTGCTTCTGTTCCAGTCCTGCAGATCGGACATGCAATGCATTCTGTCAATACAGGTGAGCCTTATCTCTCATCTGCTCCTTAATGATCAAATGACAGCCATGTGCAAATTTGTGGGAAGTGGCAGTCATTCTTCTTTAGAAGGCTATTTTTAATGCCAGGGTGTGCACGATTAGGGCGTGTGGAGTTATCATGAGGGCGTGAGGTGATACCAGACAAACACTGCTGGAGAATCCAGACTATACGACAGGAGAATGTTTCTGAATTAGAATTACTAAGATGGAGAGAGTTTCATCTAATGAGTCAGAGTTTTAGCTAATGGCATTTAGGCCATGACTGCTATTTGATAccgcaagaaaaaaaaaatgtcattatgaCAGGCTGCTTAGTCATTAAAGCAGTCTTATCTATTATCAGCTTTTAACCACTGTTACATATCCATAAACGAAACCGTTTTGTTTTTGCAATCTGTTGTTATGACAACCAAATAGACTATAGTTTTGATTTGGCCAGAAAAACTGAACTACTTTCCTATTAACTGCTGAGAAAAACAGCTAAAACCAACTGTTAActggtcttagctggtttaGCGTCACCGTCTTTATCATTCATCGGCCAAAAAAAAGTCACCCTGAAATTGATTCCAATTATATTGTTCATTGGTGTAAACGGGCCTTAACTAGCTACAATGCTGCTAGATTTTTTTCAATAGCATTTTcaaaaagttagtttttctTAACAAGTAGCAATGTAGCACAGCCAAACATGTTATAGTTAGCTATTTGTCAGTTGCTTATAGTGTAGCTAACTACTTTTTTTAAAGGGTAGCTTAACTTAAAGCTTAACAAATCTTTCATTATATGCTGTTTATAAAGACATGATGTAACGGAAATAGCAACTGATCATTTTTCATCCAAActtgaaattgtaattttgtaagTTTGAAGTAGCTTCCCCAACACGTATTGACTTTTTAATAGATTTATTAGCCATTATAGCAGTCATCCAGGACAATGCAGTGTTTATTTTGATGCATTTACTGCCAAGAATGTTTTTTTGGACTAattttgtgcatatttctccAAGCTCTGAAAATCCTGCCATCATGCTGGTTCACCCATCTGAACCTGTGCCTGAAAAACAGGAACAACCCAAATCAGATCAACTGACTGCCCTAAATAACTCAGAAAATGCCAGTCCAGGAGTTCTGGTTTTAGGGAAGTCTTTCTCCCCTGGGGCTCGGTCAGACGTCATAACCTTCCTCAGGTAAGGCCACATTACACAAATCACGAAATTCATGTTTACACACCTTATTCTGCGATTATGTCCTCATTAACACCATTACTTACAACAAACCCATCTGACTTTACAGGAACCTGGTAAGGGCTAGAGCCAGAGCCCTGGGAAAGGCATCCAAGGCCAGTAAACCTGGCTACAGATGAAGTCCTTACCTGGTGGAGAGATGGGAGTGCGAGCACTTGAACAAAAAATGACCCTTGTGAAACCAGGGTCAGCAAAACATGCATACGCTGCGATCTAGAAGCAGCGTTCCTCAAGGACAGTCCTGTGCGGTGGAAACGGAGCCTTTGTCGCACGTTTAAGACAGAATGGGAGAGATGAAGGCTTGTGAGATGTGAAGGAGATATTTGTGAGTTGAAGGCAAGTCAGACCTGTCCACTGGGATAGCACAAAAGAGGGTTAGGTGTTAGCGACAGTCCTGTAGTGCAAACAGCACGTTAGCCAAGTGGCAATGAGCTACCTGACAGCTAGTCAAAAAACACCAAGTTTGAATGGTTTGAGATAAAAAGAGACAGGTGAAGTGCTAATGAAAGTTGGTTGGAAGAGCACAGATAGTTAGAAACTGCAGTACTTCTACAATTTATTGGCACCATTGGAGCCGTtttaacaaaacagaaaaagtgtaaaaataaatcaattttaaaaatgactatttATGTTTTAGGAGAGACAGAAGATAACCTATATTTGAGTAGTTAATTATTTACAAACAATAATTCAAAATTGAGTGTCATGCCAAAAAGGATAGCATCTTGGACTGCGGCAATTGGAGCCCCAAACTGCAACAATTTGGATTCCTTGTAACCTAAATGCTCTTAAAGCTGGCATAATAATAGGATGTTTCTGAAAATATAGCATAAGGATGACCACTTTGCCCTTGTTTTTCATATCAATCCAGCTTTACCTAGcattatatgtattcataagtGATGCAGAGTGCAGACAGTTGTGGTGTTACAATCTGTTGTTATGACCTTATGACGGACAATAGATTTAATCTTGCCAAAAAAAAGCTGGAGTACTTTCCAATTTATTGAATAGCATTGGAACATTTTAGAGCACTAACAGTGTAGAGCACACAATAAGTATGCACTTTAAGATTATTTTTGGCTGTTGTACTatcatatgtatgtaaatataaacatatatttttttgttaattattatgtTTAACCATTAAGAATTCTGTAGAGAAAGATTCCTGTATTGTATCAGCTACATGGTTTCACAACGAAGTTTTATACCATTATAATGAAATTTGTGTATTccataaatgtattcattttcacATACTCTGAATATGTTAGATGATATCTATAAGCTGTTATTAACAAGAATCCTAATAAATTCATCTCAAAATAACAAGTATTATTGCTGGATTTTGTTTCCTTCTGAAGTACGTCTGTCTGTCATCCTGCTGTTGTCTTGTTTCTGTGTCACCTGCAGGAATTattatgttcaaaaataaagcaATAGCCTACAATTACACTTCATGTTAAAACAtcgttggcatcatctcttgcATACTTAGGTTTGTATAATTGCCCTGGATCACTGCCTATTCCTCGGTTGACAAAGCACCTTGGCACGAAAGCTCAAAGGGTGTGTACATGGTTGAAAAGTGATTAGTTTGAACACATTGGCATGTTGTTGTGATGTGAAAGATAGATTCTTGTAGAGCAGGTGAATTAGGCAGGAAGCTTGCAGGCGTATGGGAAAGAAACAGTGTAGACAATAGCAATGTGAGAACAACAAGTCTTAATGGTTTCCACCTTCCTGTCATGATAGATGATAGGCCAACAGTGCACATAAGGCCATTTATCCTGATTATTTATTCTCAAATTGTATTCATCCTTTTAGTCTAAGActactgtacatttaaaatggactaaAAGCGTGCATTGCTTCATTATTCTGTTATTGAACATCCAATACATTGCATGTCTACTGTATGCGTATCATACCAATCCAGACATTCCTAAAGCAAATGCATAACCTTTATTGCCTCAAGGTTTCTCACCATGTCTGCTCatttaaatgggtttaatatGTGTGAGAAATGCAGCCACATGAATGGACCGCAGTGACTGATGGTGAGATAACTGCAATTTCAATGAGCAAAATACCGGGGAAAAACATATACGTCAACATTACATCATTGTACTGGTATGAAAAGCCTTATAAAACTGCttttaattatgaaatactGAATAACCAAAACCTCTGAGATTGTGAGAGCAAGGGACATTTCATCATTTGATAGTTGTTTCTCCTGGCCactcttttcaaaataataaagactgttattattacagttattcactgtaatTCCTGAAAAACTAGCAAACGATTCATTTGAGtggattttttttcaataattatcaaatattGAGCAACACAGGTAAAAGAACTTGATGGACTCTGGGATTTTGAAAGCATGTCTgcaacaaaaaattaaattaaataaaaacaaaaagaacccaataataataataaatctctTATAACAGCATTTGGGCcacttgtttcaaaataatcttGACTGGGACAGTCAAGCACCAAATTACAATATATATGTTTTGACTTGTGCACTTTTATGTATTTCAAGTTTTCTGAAGCCAAGGTTTATGCGGCAAACAGACTGGAAGTGGATATTTGCTGTAAGTTGTTTCAAGTCGCAAACGATTCATTTGCTACGATTGCCCACTTTTATGATGCTTAACTGCAgatagggtgagtaaatgattaggCCTACAgaactgtcatttttatatatattacttcAAGATAGTTTCATTTACCAGAGATATAATCCTTTTGAACACACAATTACTAAATTACTTTGACAAGTTCATGAGGTTTATTCCCCCAACAATATTCACATTTGAAACAATGGCAGCGTCCATCTCTCCCTTGAGCTCAAGGTCTGTTGCACCGCCAACAGCCATCTTTGTCCCGCTCGAAAAACAGGATGCCTTTACACATTCCATCCCAACTGCATATCGCATTCTGAGTGAGGAGAATGTCAGGAAAGGCACATCAGAGGTAAATCAGAGGAAGTGATATGAAGTAGACGGCTGTCGATAATGGAAAGCATAAAAAACTGGCACGTTTTCTCCCCTCGGTTGCAGCCGTAGGCACGAACAATAGGGGAAATGGAATTGTTGTATTCTTAATCGACAGTTAACTCTTAGCATCTCAGAGAAGCTTCTGGTCATGACCTGGTTAATCTGGGGTTAACACCAGATGGCAGAGTGTTCTATATCCAAAAACTCTGATAAAGATAACTGACACCAAATGATAACTAATCAGGACATATTTACGTAGTAGAGTGATATCAGCAACTGCTTATTGGCTATATGTGACTATAATTACCGTTAAGAGGGATCAATGGCTGTTACATACAGACTGCTGTCTGTGTGCCAGATTGTTGAATAAGCAGCACGTAGCTGTTTAATTAACGGGAATATACTCTATGAACTACAAGACAGAGCAAAATAACATTAGCCTAATACCATGTATCTCTGATGCtttgaacatgaaaaataaaactgtatgttcattaaatattttatcaaatgtttctgttgtttttcatcaaattatgatttttatttcaaagttTAAAATTCTTGAAGTTAGAGAAGGAATGACTAACAAATGACCGCAAGTCTTATTGTTGGTTTAATTTAATATCTTCTTATCTGTTTACTCAGTGTTATTGAAATGTTTATGCGTTCTGACTCTTGTGAATGTTATTAATTtgtccctcttttttttttttttttttttttttacttatgtcTCATGTCTTTTGTATTTGTTGTCTGAAATATCTTTGTTTATGATGTAGTTTGTCAGAGGTTTAGCTAGGAcacttttcttaaaaaaattaaattaaattaaattaaaattaaagttgtaCTGAACTTTTGGGGCAAAACAATCAGAAAGTAATGCAAAATGATTTAATCACTGGAACAATGTTACAGTAATTCAAAATATAGTTTTATGCCAGTAAATTCTCATTTTGCCCGTCATTTTGGCAGATGAGGAAAAAGGTTAATTTTAGACTTTACAGCAGTCTTGTCCTTACGGTACATTGCGTGATCTGTTTCTAAGAGATATACTTAA is drawn from Onychostoma macrolepis isolate SWU-2019 chromosome 16, ASM1243209v1, whole genome shotgun sequence and contains these coding sequences:
- the LOC131522196 gene encoding endothelin-2: MESRTTLIFIFTLYTTLLEGWGLPLVPQTDPSDPSATHKVRSKRCSCNNQLDSECHYFCHLDIIWVNTPSKTTVYGLGSPLARRRRATGRCFCSSPADRTCNAFCQYSSENPAIMLVHPSEPVPEKQEQPKSDQLTALNNSENASPGVLVLGKSFSPGARSDVITFLRNLVRARARALGKASKASKPGYR